The Brachyhypopomus gauderio isolate BG-103 chromosome 2, BGAUD_0.2, whole genome shotgun sequence genome contains a region encoding:
- the slc6a16a gene encoding sodium-dependent neutral amino acid transporter B(0)AT2 isoform X2 yields the protein MGAFLLLYVMLLLVVGVPLFFMELAAGQSIRQGSIGVWKHISPRLAGIGYSSCMVCFFVALYYNVIIAWALFYFGNSFQYPLPWQQCPVEPGGNRTVKECEASSPTSFFWFRKALDISDSIEQSGEFNPIITGCLLAAWAMVSLAMIKGIKSSAKVMYFSSIFPYAVLICFLIRGLMLDGAAEGITYMFYPKLEIWREVQVWRQAATQVFFALGLGYGSVIAYSSYNPVHNNCHRDAIIVSGINFMTSVLASLVVFMVLGFRAKNIALECVATNVATMAGIAARDSSHQWFPPFNISDPGSVLLHEYRTWYSQYGSLLGSNITDCDLEREMNKGVEGTGLAFIAFTEAMALFPASPFWSALFFLMLLNLGLSTMFGTMQGILTPLIDNFKLLGRHKTMFTVCSCVLGFFMGLLFTQRSGNYFVSMFDDYSATLPLIVVVVFETISVAWIYGADRFLDDVEVMLKWRPPVVYKYMWKYVCVLAMLSLLTASLLRMVFRRPSYTAWNHTTGAETSLEYPGWALAMLCLLIVIACLPVPVAFLHSHITHRWEQAGEDGGVAQRPRAYSKCNSAEFNNHHSPLDGDGILSQSTFLPRCAEHYSLLPQQEDGEEEEEEDTEL from the exons ATGG GGGCCTTCCTGCTGTTATATGTAATGTTGCTCCTGGTCGTTGGGGTGCCTCTCTTCTTCATGGAACTGGCTGCTGGCCAGAGTATTCGGCAGGGCAGCATCGGAGTCTGGAAGCACATCTCACCACGCCTCGCTGGGATTGGCTACTCCAGCTGCAtg gtaTGTTTCTTTGTGGCTTTGTACTATAATGTGATCATTGCCTGGGCtctcttttattttgggaatTCCTTCCAATAcccattaccatggcaacagtgcCCGGTGGAACCAGGTGGCAACAGGACAG TGAAGGAGTGTGAAGCTAGCTCCCCTACATCCTTCTTCTGGTTCCGGAAGGCTCTGGATATCTCTGACTCTATAGAGCAGTCTGGAGAGTTCAACCCCATCATAACAGGCTGCCTCCTGGCTGCCTGGGCTATGGTCTCTCTGGCCATGATCAAGGGCATAAAGTCCTCTGCCAAG gTGATGTACTTCTCCTCTATTTTCCCATACGCTGTGCTAATCTGTTTCCTGATCAGAGGGCTCATGCTGGATGGGGCAGCTGAGGGCATCACTTACATGTTCTACCCTAAG TTGGAGATCTGGCGTGAGGTGCAGGTGTGGCGACAGGCTGCCACTCAGGTGTTCTTCGCTCTTGGGCTGGGCTATGGCTCTGTGATTGCTTACTCATCCTACAACCCCGTCCACAACAACTGCCACCGTGATGCCATCATAGTCTCTGGTATCAACTTCATGACCTCGGTCCTGGCCTCCCTCGTCGTCTTCATGGTCCTGGGCTTCCGAGCCAAGAATATTGCTCTGGAGTGTGTGGCCAC GAATGTGGCAACGATGGCAGGGATAGCAGCTAGAGACTCCTCTCATCAATGGTTCCCACCATTCAACATCTCGGATCCTGGATCCGTCCTGCTGCATGAGTACAGGACGTGGTACAGCCAGTATGGGAGCCTGCTAGGGTCAAACATCACAGACTGTGACCTGGAAAGAGAAATGAACAAG GGTGTGGAGGGGACAGGCTTGGCGTTCATTGCCTTCACCGAGGCCATGGCCCTCTTCCCCGCCAGCCCCTTCTGGTCGGCCCTGttcttcctcatgctcctcAACCTGGGACTTTCCACCATGTTTGGCACCATGCAGGGAATCCTCACACCCCTCATAGACAACTTCAAACTGCTGGGACGCCACAAAACAATGTTCACAg TGTGTAGCTGTGTGCTGGGCTTCTTCATGGGCCTGCTCTTCACCCAGCGCAGTGGGAACTACTTCGTCTCCATGTTCGATGATTACTCTGCCACGCTGCCGCTGATCGTTGTTGTCGTCTTTGAGACCATCAGTGTTGCTTGGATCTACGGCGCTGATCG ATTTCTGGACGATGTGGAGGTGATGCTGAAATGGCGCCCCCCAGTGGTGTATAAGTACATGtggaagtatgtgtgtgtgctggctaTGCTGAGCCTGCTGACTGCTAGTCTCCTGCGCATGGTATTCAGACGGCCCAGTTACACAGCATGGAACCACACtacg GGGGCGGAGACTAGTCTGGAGTATCCTGGTTGGGCGCTGGCGATGCTCTGCTTGCTCATCGTGATCGCCTGTCTTCCAGTTCCTGTTGCGTTCCTGCATTCCCACATAACACACAGGTGGGAGCAGGCAGGTGAGGACGGGGGCGTGGCCCAGCGACCCCGAGCCTATTCCAAATGTAATTCTGCCGAAttcaacaaccatcactccccACTGGACGGCGACGGCATCCTGTCCCAAAGCACCTTCCTGCCACGGTGTGCGGAGCATTACAGTCTCCTTCCACAACAGGAGGatggggaggaagaagaggaagaagacacTGAACTGTAA
- the slc6a16a gene encoding sodium-dependent neutral amino acid transporter B(0)AT2 isoform X3, with protein sequence MCWPRWASAWALATCGDSPIFVTKTEEVHGGLPAVICNVAPGRWGASLLHGTGCWPEYSAGQHRSLEAHLTTPRWDWLLQLHVKECEASSPTSFFWFRKALDISDSIEQSGEFNPIITGCLLAAWAMVSLAMIKGIKSSAKVMYFSSIFPYAVLICFLIRGLMLDGAAEGITYMFYPKLEIWREVQVWRQAATQVFFALGLGYGSVIAYSSYNPVHNNCHRDAIIVSGINFMTSVLASLVVFMVLGFRAKNIALECVATNVATMAGIAARDSSHQWFPPFNISDPGSVLLHEYRTWYSQYGSLLGSNITDCDLEREMNKGVEGTGLAFIAFTEAMALFPASPFWSALFFLMLLNLGLSTMFGTMQGILTPLIDNFKLLGRHKTMFTVCSCVLGFFMGLLFTQRSGNYFVSMFDDYSATLPLIVVVVFETISVAWIYGADRFLDDVEVMLKWRPPVVYKYMWKYVCVLAMLSLLTASLLRMVFRRPSYTAWNHTTGAETSLEYPGWALAMLCLLIVIACLPVPVAFLHSHITHRWEQAGEDGGVAQRPRAYSKCNSAEFNNHHSPLDGDGILSQSTFLPRCAEHYSLLPQQEDGEEEEEEDTEL encoded by the exons ATGTGCTGGCCCAGGTGGGCTTCAGCGTGGGCCTTGGCAACGTGTGGAGATTCCCCTATCTTTGTCACCAAAACGGAGGAGGTACATGG GGGCCTTCCTGCTGTTATATGTAATGTTGCTCCTGGTCGTTGGGGTGCCTCTCTTCTTCATGGAACTGGCTGCTGGCCAGAGTATTCGGCAGGGCAGCATCGGAGTCTGGAAGCACATCTCACCACGCCTCGCTGGGATTGGCTACTCCAGCTGCAtg TGAAGGAGTGTGAAGCTAGCTCCCCTACATCCTTCTTCTGGTTCCGGAAGGCTCTGGATATCTCTGACTCTATAGAGCAGTCTGGAGAGTTCAACCCCATCATAACAGGCTGCCTCCTGGCTGCCTGGGCTATGGTCTCTCTGGCCATGATCAAGGGCATAAAGTCCTCTGCCAAG gTGATGTACTTCTCCTCTATTTTCCCATACGCTGTGCTAATCTGTTTCCTGATCAGAGGGCTCATGCTGGATGGGGCAGCTGAGGGCATCACTTACATGTTCTACCCTAAG TTGGAGATCTGGCGTGAGGTGCAGGTGTGGCGACAGGCTGCCACTCAGGTGTTCTTCGCTCTTGGGCTGGGCTATGGCTCTGTGATTGCTTACTCATCCTACAACCCCGTCCACAACAACTGCCACCGTGATGCCATCATAGTCTCTGGTATCAACTTCATGACCTCGGTCCTGGCCTCCCTCGTCGTCTTCATGGTCCTGGGCTTCCGAGCCAAGAATATTGCTCTGGAGTGTGTGGCCAC GAATGTGGCAACGATGGCAGGGATAGCAGCTAGAGACTCCTCTCATCAATGGTTCCCACCATTCAACATCTCGGATCCTGGATCCGTCCTGCTGCATGAGTACAGGACGTGGTACAGCCAGTATGGGAGCCTGCTAGGGTCAAACATCACAGACTGTGACCTGGAAAGAGAAATGAACAAG GGTGTGGAGGGGACAGGCTTGGCGTTCATTGCCTTCACCGAGGCCATGGCCCTCTTCCCCGCCAGCCCCTTCTGGTCGGCCCTGttcttcctcatgctcctcAACCTGGGACTTTCCACCATGTTTGGCACCATGCAGGGAATCCTCACACCCCTCATAGACAACTTCAAACTGCTGGGACGCCACAAAACAATGTTCACAg TGTGTAGCTGTGTGCTGGGCTTCTTCATGGGCCTGCTCTTCACCCAGCGCAGTGGGAACTACTTCGTCTCCATGTTCGATGATTACTCTGCCACGCTGCCGCTGATCGTTGTTGTCGTCTTTGAGACCATCAGTGTTGCTTGGATCTACGGCGCTGATCG ATTTCTGGACGATGTGGAGGTGATGCTGAAATGGCGCCCCCCAGTGGTGTATAAGTACATGtggaagtatgtgtgtgtgctggctaTGCTGAGCCTGCTGACTGCTAGTCTCCTGCGCATGGTATTCAGACGGCCCAGTTACACAGCATGGAACCACACtacg GGGGCGGAGACTAGTCTGGAGTATCCTGGTTGGGCGCTGGCGATGCTCTGCTTGCTCATCGTGATCGCCTGTCTTCCAGTTCCTGTTGCGTTCCTGCATTCCCACATAACACACAGGTGGGAGCAGGCAGGTGAGGACGGGGGCGTGGCCCAGCGACCCCGAGCCTATTCCAAATGTAATTCTGCCGAAttcaacaaccatcactccccACTGGACGGCGACGGCATCCTGTCCCAAAGCACCTTCCTGCCACGGTGTGCGGAGCATTACAGTCTCCTTCCACAACAGGAGGatggggaggaagaagaggaagaagacacTGAACTGTAA
- the slc6a16a gene encoding sodium-dependent neutral amino acid transporter B(0)AT2 isoform X1: protein MEKAPLPSDDGPGLAESHSSTALVSVEGAEPAVGVWEGVDRPAWDSKLQYVLAQVGFSVGLGNVWRFPYLCHQNGGGAFLLLYVMLLLVVGVPLFFMELAAGQSIRQGSIGVWKHISPRLAGIGYSSCMVCFFVALYYNVIIAWALFYFGNSFQYPLPWQQCPVEPGGNRTVKECEASSPTSFFWFRKALDISDSIEQSGEFNPIITGCLLAAWAMVSLAMIKGIKSSAKVMYFSSIFPYAVLICFLIRGLMLDGAAEGITYMFYPKLEIWREVQVWRQAATQVFFALGLGYGSVIAYSSYNPVHNNCHRDAIIVSGINFMTSVLASLVVFMVLGFRAKNIALECVATNVATMAGIAARDSSHQWFPPFNISDPGSVLLHEYRTWYSQYGSLLGSNITDCDLEREMNKGVEGTGLAFIAFTEAMALFPASPFWSALFFLMLLNLGLSTMFGTMQGILTPLIDNFKLLGRHKTMFTVCSCVLGFFMGLLFTQRSGNYFVSMFDDYSATLPLIVVVVFETISVAWIYGADRFLDDVEVMLKWRPPVVYKYMWKYVCVLAMLSLLTASLLRMVFRRPSYTAWNHTTGAETSLEYPGWALAMLCLLIVIACLPVPVAFLHSHITHRWEQAGEDGGVAQRPRAYSKCNSAEFNNHHSPLDGDGILSQSTFLPRCAEHYSLLPQQEDGEEEEEEDTEL, encoded by the exons ATGGAGAAAGCTCCGTTGCCTAGTGACGATGGTCCTGGACTGGCAGAGAGCCACTCCTCAACAGCTTTGGTGTCGgtagagggggcggagcctgcagtaggggtgtgggagggggtggATCGTCCTGCGTGGGACAGTAAGCTGCAGTATGTGCTGGCCCAGGTGGGCTTCAGCGTGGGCCTTGGCAACGTGTGGAGATTCCCCTATCTTTGTCACCAAAACGGAGGAG GGGCCTTCCTGCTGTTATATGTAATGTTGCTCCTGGTCGTTGGGGTGCCTCTCTTCTTCATGGAACTGGCTGCTGGCCAGAGTATTCGGCAGGGCAGCATCGGAGTCTGGAAGCACATCTCACCACGCCTCGCTGGGATTGGCTACTCCAGCTGCAtg gtaTGTTTCTTTGTGGCTTTGTACTATAATGTGATCATTGCCTGGGCtctcttttattttgggaatTCCTTCCAATAcccattaccatggcaacagtgcCCGGTGGAACCAGGTGGCAACAGGACAG TGAAGGAGTGTGAAGCTAGCTCCCCTACATCCTTCTTCTGGTTCCGGAAGGCTCTGGATATCTCTGACTCTATAGAGCAGTCTGGAGAGTTCAACCCCATCATAACAGGCTGCCTCCTGGCTGCCTGGGCTATGGTCTCTCTGGCCATGATCAAGGGCATAAAGTCCTCTGCCAAG gTGATGTACTTCTCCTCTATTTTCCCATACGCTGTGCTAATCTGTTTCCTGATCAGAGGGCTCATGCTGGATGGGGCAGCTGAGGGCATCACTTACATGTTCTACCCTAAG TTGGAGATCTGGCGTGAGGTGCAGGTGTGGCGACAGGCTGCCACTCAGGTGTTCTTCGCTCTTGGGCTGGGCTATGGCTCTGTGATTGCTTACTCATCCTACAACCCCGTCCACAACAACTGCCACCGTGATGCCATCATAGTCTCTGGTATCAACTTCATGACCTCGGTCCTGGCCTCCCTCGTCGTCTTCATGGTCCTGGGCTTCCGAGCCAAGAATATTGCTCTGGAGTGTGTGGCCAC GAATGTGGCAACGATGGCAGGGATAGCAGCTAGAGACTCCTCTCATCAATGGTTCCCACCATTCAACATCTCGGATCCTGGATCCGTCCTGCTGCATGAGTACAGGACGTGGTACAGCCAGTATGGGAGCCTGCTAGGGTCAAACATCACAGACTGTGACCTGGAAAGAGAAATGAACAAG GGTGTGGAGGGGACAGGCTTGGCGTTCATTGCCTTCACCGAGGCCATGGCCCTCTTCCCCGCCAGCCCCTTCTGGTCGGCCCTGttcttcctcatgctcctcAACCTGGGACTTTCCACCATGTTTGGCACCATGCAGGGAATCCTCACACCCCTCATAGACAACTTCAAACTGCTGGGACGCCACAAAACAATGTTCACAg TGTGTAGCTGTGTGCTGGGCTTCTTCATGGGCCTGCTCTTCACCCAGCGCAGTGGGAACTACTTCGTCTCCATGTTCGATGATTACTCTGCCACGCTGCCGCTGATCGTTGTTGTCGTCTTTGAGACCATCAGTGTTGCTTGGATCTACGGCGCTGATCG ATTTCTGGACGATGTGGAGGTGATGCTGAAATGGCGCCCCCCAGTGGTGTATAAGTACATGtggaagtatgtgtgtgtgctggctaTGCTGAGCCTGCTGACTGCTAGTCTCCTGCGCATGGTATTCAGACGGCCCAGTTACACAGCATGGAACCACACtacg GGGGCGGAGACTAGTCTGGAGTATCCTGGTTGGGCGCTGGCGATGCTCTGCTTGCTCATCGTGATCGCCTGTCTTCCAGTTCCTGTTGCGTTCCTGCATTCCCACATAACACACAGGTGGGAGCAGGCAGGTGAGGACGGGGGCGTGGCCCAGCGACCCCGAGCCTATTCCAAATGTAATTCTGCCGAAttcaacaaccatcactccccACTGGACGGCGACGGCATCCTGTCCCAAAGCACCTTCCTGCCACGGTGTGCGGAGCATTACAGTCTCCTTCCACAACAGGAGGatggggaggaagaagaggaagaagacacTGAACTGTAA